From Sporosarcina sp. Te-1, the proteins below share one genomic window:
- the pheS gene encoding phenylalanine--tRNA ligase subunit alpha: MEQQLQQLKEEALNKIQDAQGVKELNDVRVAYLGKKGPITDLLKGMGKLPAEERPKMGALVNLVRETVTEALESRMALLEEAAIQAQLENESIDVTLPGRPAPAGNHHPLTRVVEEIEDFFISMGYEIAEGPEVEKDYYNFEALNLPKGHPARDMQDSFYISEDILLRTHTSPVQARTMEAKKGEAIKIICPGKVYRRDNDDATHSHQFTQIEGLVVGENIRMSDLKGTLDLFAKKMFGADREIRLRPSFFPFTEPSVEMDISCFKCGGAGCNVCKKTGWIEILGAGMVHPNVLKMAGYDPSVVTGFAFGMGPERIAMLKYGVEDIRHFYTNDIRFISQFNRTEA; the protein is encoded by the coding sequence ATGGAACAGCAATTGCAGCAATTGAAAGAAGAAGCATTGAATAAGATTCAGGATGCGCAGGGAGTCAAGGAGTTAAATGACGTCCGCGTTGCTTATCTTGGTAAGAAGGGTCCCATCACTGATTTATTGAAAGGAATGGGAAAACTTCCTGCTGAAGAACGTCCAAAAATGGGGGCGCTTGTTAATCTCGTCCGTGAAACGGTAACAGAAGCATTGGAGTCTCGGATGGCTTTGCTTGAAGAAGCAGCGATCCAAGCTCAGCTTGAAAATGAATCGATTGATGTGACACTGCCAGGACGACCTGCGCCTGCAGGCAATCATCATCCATTGACTCGCGTCGTTGAGGAGATTGAAGATTTTTTCATCAGCATGGGTTATGAAATCGCGGAAGGGCCGGAAGTAGAGAAGGATTACTATAACTTTGAAGCGCTTAATTTGCCGAAGGGGCATCCGGCTCGCGATATGCAGGATTCGTTCTATATTTCAGAAGACATTTTGCTTCGAACCCATACTTCTCCTGTCCAGGCAAGAACGATGGAAGCCAAAAAAGGGGAAGCGATTAAAATCATTTGTCCTGGAAAGGTTTACCGGCGTGATAACGATGACGCGACCCATTCCCATCAGTTTACACAAATCGAGGGACTGGTTGTCGGTGAAAATATCCGGATGAGTGACCTGAAAGGCACATTGGATTTGTTCGCTAAGAAGATGTTTGGAGCAGACCGTGAAATCCGTCTTCGACCAAGTTTCTTCCCGTTCACGGAGCCTTCTGTCGAAATGGATATCTCGTGCTTCAAATGTGGCGGAGCGGGCTGCAATGTTTGTAAAAAGACTGGCTGGATTGAAATTCTCGGAGCCGGCATGGTGCATCCGAATGTGTTGAAAATGGCGGGCTATGATCCGTCCGTGGTAACAGGATTTGCATTTGGCATGGGACCGGAGCGGATTGCCATGTTGAAATATGGCGTGGAAGATATTCGTCATTTCTATACAAATGATATCCGATTCATATCGCAATTCAACCGGACGGAAGCGTAA
- the pheT gene encoding phenylalanine--tRNA ligase subunit beta translates to MLVSTKWLSKYVNINGIAPADLAERITRAGIEVDSIIDRSQGMTNVVVGHVKECVKHPEADKLNICQVDVGEETTQIICGAPNVAQGQKVIVARPGAVLPGGVKIKKAKLRGEESNGMICSLQELGIESKLVPKAFAEGIYVLPKDALPGEDALPLLGLDDTVLEFDLTPNRSDALSMLGVAYEVGAILSQGIALPEINYDQASEKAEDLLKLRVEATHNNPMYVAKVVKNVTIAESPLWLQNYLMAAGVRPHNNVVDITNFVLMEYGQPLHAFDYDRLGTGEIAVRHAEEGEKIVTLDDTERTLRSHNLVITNGKEPVALAGVMGGANSEVHDGTTTVVIESAYFAPASVRQTSKEVGLRSDASARFEKGVDPNRVQEAAERAAQLIAELAGGEVLAGSVIFDELEKTPERIVVSPDYINSRLGMKISMDEMMTILKRLQIPTDAVNGQLVIDAPTRRQDLKIKEDIIEEIARMHGYDEIPKTLPVTESVPGGLTSYQAKRRVVRNFLEGAGLCQAITYSLTSKEQSQAFALETADTTNLLMPMSEERSTLRQSLIPHLLEALTYNVARRMDSVALYETGSVFLGMEEDGLPKEVEHLAVAMTGQWVDHAWQGESKNVDFFVLKGIVEGLMSRLGFSDRLTFEKAAVAGMHPGRTADILLDGNRVGLIGQLHPAEMKQRDLKETFVMEMNLADVLKAETAELVYKPVPRFPSITRDIALVVSKETTAGKLEHIIRDAGGKLLKGVKLFDLYEGKNVEDGKKSIAFSLTYFDPERTLTDEEVVKAHDKVLTALTTEADAQLRG, encoded by the coding sequence ATGTTAGTATCTACAAAATGGCTCAGTAAATATGTGAATATCAATGGAATTGCCCCTGCAGATCTCGCAGAACGGATCACGCGCGCGGGAATTGAAGTGGATTCCATTATCGATCGCAGTCAAGGAATGACCAATGTCGTCGTCGGTCATGTGAAGGAGTGTGTCAAACACCCGGAAGCCGATAAGTTGAACATTTGCCAAGTGGACGTAGGAGAAGAAACAACTCAAATCATTTGCGGTGCGCCGAATGTAGCGCAAGGCCAAAAAGTGATTGTCGCTCGTCCGGGTGCTGTTCTACCAGGCGGAGTGAAAATCAAAAAAGCGAAACTTCGCGGAGAAGAATCAAACGGCATGATCTGTTCCCTTCAAGAGCTAGGAATTGAAAGCAAGCTCGTTCCGAAGGCGTTTGCAGAAGGAATCTATGTATTGCCAAAGGATGCTTTGCCGGGTGAAGACGCTTTGCCGCTTTTAGGATTGGATGATACGGTTCTTGAATTCGATTTAACGCCGAACCGCTCAGACGCCCTCAGCATGCTTGGCGTCGCGTACGAAGTGGGTGCGATTCTTTCTCAAGGAATTGCATTGCCGGAAATCAACTACGATCAAGCATCGGAAAAGGCAGAGGACCTATTGAAGCTTCGTGTGGAAGCTACACATAACAATCCAATGTATGTGGCAAAAGTGGTCAAAAATGTGACTATTGCTGAATCGCCATTATGGCTTCAAAACTATTTGATGGCGGCTGGTGTACGCCCGCATAATAATGTCGTCGATATTACGAACTTTGTATTGATGGAATATGGCCAACCGTTGCACGCTTTCGATTATGACCGCTTGGGAACAGGGGAAATTGCCGTTCGCCATGCCGAAGAAGGCGAGAAAATTGTTACGCTTGATGATACTGAACGGACATTGCGTTCCCATAATCTAGTCATCACAAACGGAAAAGAACCAGTTGCGCTCGCTGGCGTCATGGGAGGTGCCAATTCGGAAGTGCACGATGGCACGACAACAGTCGTTATCGAATCGGCTTACTTCGCACCTGCTTCCGTCAGACAAACGTCCAAGGAAGTTGGCCTGAGAAGTGATGCGAGTGCGCGTTTTGAAAAAGGCGTCGATCCGAACCGTGTTCAGGAAGCTGCTGAACGCGCTGCTCAGCTGATCGCAGAATTGGCTGGCGGAGAAGTGTTGGCGGGTTCAGTCATTTTTGACGAACTCGAGAAGACACCTGAACGCATTGTCGTCTCACCTGATTACATTAACAGCCGGTTAGGCATGAAAATATCAATGGATGAAATGATGACGATTTTAAAGCGTCTCCAAATCCCAACTGACGCTGTCAACGGCCAGCTTGTCATTGACGCGCCGACTCGCAGACAAGATTTGAAAATCAAAGAAGACATCATCGAGGAAATCGCACGGATGCACGGCTATGATGAAATTCCGAAGACGCTGCCGGTGACAGAGTCAGTGCCAGGGGGTTTAACGTCCTATCAGGCGAAACGGCGCGTTGTCCGTAATTTCCTGGAAGGAGCAGGTCTCTGCCAGGCCATCACCTATTCATTGACATCCAAAGAGCAATCACAGGCATTCGCACTTGAAACGGCTGATACAACTAATTTGCTAATGCCGATGAGTGAAGAACGAAGCACATTGCGCCAAAGCCTAATTCCTCATTTGCTGGAGGCGCTGACGTACAATGTGGCTCGTCGAATGGATTCCGTCGCACTATACGAAACGGGTTCCGTATTCCTTGGAATGGAAGAAGACGGATTGCCAAAAGAAGTTGAACATTTGGCTGTTGCAATGACTGGGCAATGGGTGGATCATGCATGGCAAGGTGAGTCGAAGAACGTTGATTTCTTTGTCTTGAAAGGAATTGTCGAAGGCTTAATGAGCCGTCTTGGTTTCTCCGATCGTCTCACATTCGAAAAGGCTGCAGTTGCGGGTATGCATCCGGGACGTACGGCGGATATCCTTCTAGATGGAAACCGTGTCGGATTGATCGGCCAATTGCACCCTGCAGAAATGAAACAGCGTGACTTGAAAGAGACATTTGTGATGGAAATGAACTTAGCCGACGTATTGAAGGCGGAAACAGCTGAGCTTGTCTATAAGCCGGTTCCACGTTTCCCTTCTATTACGAGGGATATCGCACTCGTCGTTTCTAAAGAGACGACCGCCGGAAAATTGGAGCATATCATCCGAGATGCTGGCGGCAAGCTTCTGAAAGGTGTTAAATTGTTCGATCTTTACGAAGGGAAAAATGTCGAAGACGGCAAAAAATCCATCGCGTTCTCTTTGACATACTTCGATCCGGAACGGACGTTGACAGACGAGGAAGTCGTGAAAGCGCATGATAAAGTATTAACTGCATTAACTACAGAAGCGGACGCGCAGCTCCGCGGATAA
- the rnhC gene encoding ribonuclease HIII, translated as MSQQVIVLGKDEVDRLMKHYEHNKIIRNAPGVVFAAKLNDTAITVYKSGKVLFQGAGSSREASGWSAAGRPATAAKTNAIPKGDNLPSNLATLSIVGSDETGTGDFFGPVTVAACFVRKEQIELVRELGVKDSKQLTDDWMRQIAPDLKATLIHSVLTLKNGKYNEVQQKGWSQGKIKALLHNQALKHVLRKMGDEKPEYILIDQFAERGIYYNHLKAAPEIVRENVLFSTKAEGLHVAVAAASIIARVAFLDEMDQLSSLAGFQLPKGAGPKVDEAAAKILLSQGENTLKSMSKWHFANREKAMKIAARKKK; from the coding sequence TTGAGCCAACAAGTGATCGTTCTCGGAAAAGACGAAGTAGACCGATTAATGAAGCATTATGAACACAATAAAATAATTCGGAACGCCCCCGGTGTCGTATTCGCCGCCAAACTTAACGACACGGCAATAACCGTATACAAATCAGGAAAAGTGTTGTTTCAAGGAGCCGGCTCTTCTCGGGAAGCGTCGGGATGGTCGGCAGCTGGTCGACCCGCTACAGCTGCCAAGACAAATGCAATACCTAAAGGCGACAACTTACCATCCAATCTGGCAACTCTCTCTATTGTGGGATCAGACGAAACCGGAACAGGTGATTTCTTTGGTCCAGTTACGGTGGCTGCCTGCTTCGTCAGGAAAGAGCAGATTGAACTTGTCAGAGAACTAGGCGTCAAAGATTCCAAACAACTGACGGACGATTGGATGAGACAAATTGCACCCGATTTGAAGGCAACACTCATTCATTCCGTGTTGACCTTAAAAAATGGCAAGTACAACGAAGTACAGCAAAAAGGATGGTCGCAAGGCAAAATAAAAGCTTTGCTTCATAACCAGGCACTGAAACATGTCCTTCGGAAAATGGGAGATGAAAAACCTGAATACATTCTAATTGACCAATTCGCAGAGCGCGGCATCTATTATAACCATCTTAAAGCGGCACCTGAAATCGTCCGTGAGAATGTACTATTCTCCACGAAAGCAGAGGGGCTCCATGTAGCAGTTGCTGCTGCCTCTATCATCGCCCGTGTTGCCTTTTTAGACGAAATGGACCAGCTTAGCTCTCTAGCCGGCTTCCAGTTGCCCAAAGGTGCCGGTCCGAAAGTGGACGAAGCAGCTGCCAAAATCTTGTTATCACAAGGCGAAAATACACTGAAGTCGATGTCTAAGTGGCACTTTGCCAATCGTGAAAAAGCCATGAAAATCGCAGCCCGGAAAAAGAAGTAA
- the zapA gene encoding cell division protein ZapA, with product MEDEQKTRVAVDIFGQTYTIVGNESSSHVRLVASMVDDKMREISARNPYLDSAKIAVLTAVNSVNDYLLLKEKIERLEEELNKLKG from the coding sequence TTGGAAGACGAGCAGAAGACACGCGTTGCGGTCGATATATTTGGGCAGACGTATACGATAGTCGGCAATGAATCTAGCAGCCATGTCCGTCTCGTTGCCTCCATGGTCGACGATAAGATGCGTGAAATCAGTGCCCGGAACCCCTATTTGGATAGTGCCAAAATTGCGGTTCTGACAGCGGTGAACAGCGTGAACGATTATTTGCTGCTGAAAGAGAAGATTGAACGGTTGGAAGAAGAATTGAATAAGTTGAAGGGTTGA
- a CDS encoding CvpA family protein has product MLDLIIVFLLLGGLITGFRRGLIVQAIHMTGFIIALIVAYIYYKPLAEKFVLWVPYPGVTANSKLSWAVEQIDLDETFYRLLAFVLIFLVVKFVLQLIASMFDFLKFLPVLGFIARFGGAALGFAEFYILIFLVLYVFAMIPIDFVQGILNKSILANAMFEHTPIISETVKKWWYIYKS; this is encoded by the coding sequence ATGCTTGATTTAATAATTGTGTTCCTCCTGCTTGGAGGATTGATCACCGGATTCAGACGTGGCTTGATCGTGCAAGCCATCCATATGACGGGCTTCATTATTGCGCTAATTGTCGCTTACATATACTACAAACCGCTAGCAGAAAAATTTGTTTTATGGGTTCCGTACCCAGGCGTTACAGCGAATTCGAAGTTAAGCTGGGCTGTTGAACAGATCGACTTGGATGAAACGTTTTATCGGCTGCTTGCCTTTGTCCTCATTTTTCTTGTCGTCAAATTTGTCTTGCAGCTCATTGCCTCTATGTTCGATTTCCTTAAATTTTTGCCGGTGCTCGGTTTTATTGCACGATTCGGCGGAGCGGCGTTGGGATTTGCAGAGTTTTATATTTTGATCTTCCTAGTGCTCTATGTATTTGCCATGATTCCAATAGACTTTGTGCAAGGGATCCTCAATAAGTCCATTTTAGCCAATGCGATGTTTGAACATACACCTATCATTTCAGAAACCGTGAAAAAATGGTGGTATATTTATAAAAGTTGA
- the polX gene encoding DNA polymerase/3'-5' exonuclease PolX → MNKKTIIRTFEKIALYMELLGENPFKVGAFRKAANVLELDPRSLSEMDDILTLKGIGKGTGAVIVDLLEKGESDLLKELEEEVPKGLIPLLRIPGLGGKRIAKLREAIGIDSVESLRAACETHEVSKVPGFGKKTEEKILHEIEQLGTRKGKLPVWQIEQIVFSIEEELRSIDAITRFSVAGSFRRVEEESSDVDFIIVTDKPSVVREALLEVLPVEEVIAAGDAKLSVTLDITDLVDADFRFVTDEQFATAIHHFTGSKDHNVRMRQIAKSRGMKISEYGVELEDGNTLTFHSEKDFFAHFGLPFIPPSLRKDGKEIDRTSELDGLISLADIRGDFHMHTTWSDGGYSIREMVEACRKRGYSHIVITDHTQYLKVANGLTPERLRLQMAEIRELNQEYDDIEIFTGTEMDILPDGRLDFDDELLEELDFVIASIHSNFNQSQEQIMQRLYSAISNPHVDMIAHPTGRIIGQREGYDVDVPQLINWAKEYGKILELNANPHRFDLAVDYLVMAQDAGVNIGINTDAHATDQLRYMDIGVRYGQKAWLKKETVVNTWPLEQFIRNVIRK, encoded by the coding sequence TTGAATAAAAAGACGATCATCCGAACGTTTGAAAAGATTGCCTTATATATGGAGTTGCTTGGAGAAAATCCATTCAAAGTAGGGGCGTTCCGAAAAGCAGCCAATGTTTTGGAATTGGATCCCAGAAGTCTATCGGAGATGGATGATATTTTAACATTAAAAGGGATCGGTAAAGGAACCGGTGCGGTCATCGTCGATTTGCTGGAAAAAGGGGAATCCGATTTGTTGAAGGAATTGGAGGAGGAAGTGCCGAAAGGGTTAATCCCTTTATTACGCATTCCCGGGCTTGGAGGAAAACGGATTGCAAAGTTGAGGGAAGCGATCGGGATTGATTCCGTCGAATCGTTGCGCGCAGCTTGTGAAACGCATGAAGTAAGTAAAGTGCCTGGTTTCGGAAAAAAGACCGAAGAAAAGATTTTGCATGAAATTGAGCAGCTTGGGACGCGAAAAGGAAAACTCCCCGTTTGGCAAATCGAGCAGATTGTTTTTTCGATTGAGGAGGAATTGCGCAGTATTGACGCTATTACACGTTTCTCGGTAGCGGGCAGCTTTCGCCGGGTGGAAGAAGAGAGCAGTGATGTGGACTTTATCATCGTGACGGACAAGCCTTCCGTTGTCAGGGAAGCATTACTCGAAGTGCTGCCTGTCGAAGAGGTGATTGCTGCAGGAGATGCAAAGTTATCGGTAACCTTAGATATAACGGATTTGGTCGATGCGGATTTCCGCTTCGTGACAGATGAGCAATTCGCCACTGCCATCCATCATTTTACCGGTTCAAAAGATCACAATGTGCGAATGAGGCAAATTGCAAAATCCAGAGGCATGAAAATAAGTGAATATGGTGTTGAGCTGGAAGATGGCAATACTCTGACATTTCATTCGGAAAAAGATTTTTTTGCGCATTTCGGTTTGCCTTTCATTCCGCCATCGCTGCGAAAGGATGGAAAGGAAATAGACAGAACAAGCGAATTGGATGGCCTGATTTCACTCGCTGATATTCGAGGAGATTTCCATATGCATACCACTTGGTCGGATGGAGGTTATTCGATTCGTGAAATGGTGGAAGCCTGCCGAAAGAGAGGCTATTCGCATATCGTCATTACCGATCATACGCAATATTTGAAAGTAGCGAACGGACTCACACCTGAACGGTTGCGCTTACAAATGGCCGAAATTCGTGAATTGAATCAAGAATACGATGACATTGAAATTTTTACTGGGACAGAAATGGATATTTTGCCTGATGGGCGGCTGGATTTCGATGATGAGCTGCTGGAAGAGCTCGATTTTGTCATTGCTTCCATCCATTCCAACTTCAATCAAAGCCAGGAACAGATTATGCAGCGGCTATATTCCGCCATTTCAAATCCTCATGTAGATATGATAGCTCATCCAACAGGAAGAATTATCGGACAAAGAGAGGGCTATGATGTGGATGTACCGCAACTGATTAATTGGGCCAAGGAATATGGTAAAATTCTTGAGCTTAATGCCAATCCACATCGATTTGATTTGGCAGTAGACTATTTGGTGATGGCGCAAGACGCCGGAGTTAATATAGGTATCAATACAGATGCCCATGCGACGGATCAATTACGCTATATGGATATCGGTGTTCGATATGGACAAAAAGCATGGCTGAAAAAAGAAACGGTCGTCAATACGTGGCCGCTTGAACAATTCATCCGTAACGTGATACGGAAGTGA
- a CDS encoding endonuclease MutS2: MEKRVLKTLEFDKIRTLVAGHCTSTAGRAHVEKLVPLSDYEQVVRLLEETDEGLAILRVRGNVPMGGISDVRPHAKRAQIGGMLSAYELMEIANTIRASRILRQFIESVDEEEEIKIPHFIVKKDSLPILTGLEHEINHAIDDNGHVLDSASGTLRSIRQNLRIQEGRVREKLESYTRGRNAAKMLSDSIVTIRNDRYVIPVKSEYRSHFGGVVHDMSSSGQTLFIEPDAVVQANNEIRTLKSKEQDEIEKILIALSAKVQEIAHELFVLVDVLAEIDVILAKAKYGTANKCTKPAVNRDGYIRLAKARHPLIPADEAVANTIEFGKDITTIVITGPNTGGKTVTLKTVGLCTLMAQAGLPIPVLDGSEIAVFNSVYADIGDEQSIEQSLSTFSSHMVNIVEILKKFDSQSLLIFDELGSGTDPQEGAALAISILDEVHGTGARVMATTHYPELKAYGYNRPGVANASVEFDIDTLSPTYRLLIGVPGRSNAFEISKRLGLGEHLINRAKRFTGADRGEVDSMIASLESSRVQSEKDAERTHELLLETEQLKQELENKLAEYDQLKERLVEQAKDKAKKIVEEARLESEAVISDLRALRLNAGASVKEHELIEARKRLEGAMPAVEKKKVKAKAAPRPLQPGDEVKVLSYGQKGTLIEKVSDKEWIVQIGILKMRLDQSVLEYSKPEKEKEPVVSASVKGRDSYVKLELDLRGERYEDAIQRTEKYLDDALLSNYHQVSIIHGKGTGALRQGIQSYLKNHPRVKGYRFGEAGEGGHGVTVVQLK; this comes from the coding sequence TTGGAGAAACGTGTCTTGAAAACACTTGAATTTGATAAAATTAGAACGCTGGTGGCGGGGCATTGTACTTCCACAGCAGGACGGGCGCATGTCGAAAAGCTCGTTCCGCTCAGCGATTATGAGCAAGTTGTCCGGTTATTGGAAGAAACTGATGAGGGTCTCGCCATCTTACGAGTCCGTGGAAATGTTCCAATGGGCGGCATTAGTGATGTGAGACCTCATGCGAAACGAGCGCAAATCGGCGGCATGCTTAGTGCCTATGAATTGATGGAAATTGCAAATACGATACGAGCCAGCAGAATATTGCGCCAGTTCATCGAATCGGTCGATGAAGAAGAGGAAATAAAGATCCCGCATTTCATCGTCAAAAAGGATTCTTTGCCTATTCTCACCGGCTTGGAGCACGAAATCAATCATGCGATCGATGACAATGGTCATGTTCTCGATAGCGCCTCCGGGACGCTGCGGTCGATCCGTCAAAACTTACGCATTCAAGAAGGCCGGGTTCGAGAAAAATTGGAAAGCTATACAAGAGGTCGAAATGCTGCCAAAATGTTATCCGATTCGATTGTCACTATTCGGAACGACCGGTATGTCATCCCTGTTAAATCGGAATACCGATCCCATTTTGGAGGGGTCGTCCATGATATGTCTTCTTCGGGCCAAACGTTATTTATCGAACCGGACGCGGTTGTCCAAGCGAACAATGAAATCCGTACATTGAAATCGAAAGAGCAGGATGAAATTGAAAAAATTCTTATTGCCCTATCGGCAAAAGTGCAGGAAATTGCCCATGAGTTGTTCGTTCTCGTCGATGTGCTGGCAGAAATCGATGTGATTCTGGCGAAAGCGAAATATGGAACGGCCAATAAATGTACAAAGCCGGCTGTCAATCGGGACGGCTACATTCGACTCGCAAAAGCACGCCATCCATTGATTCCCGCTGATGAAGCGGTGGCCAATACGATTGAATTCGGAAAAGACATAACGACGATCGTCATCACTGGACCAAATACAGGCGGTAAAACCGTTACGTTAAAAACAGTCGGGCTCTGTACATTGATGGCACAAGCGGGTCTTCCGATCCCTGTATTGGATGGATCCGAAATCGCCGTATTTAATTCCGTGTATGCGGATATCGGAGACGAGCAGTCAATTGAGCAAAGTTTAAGTACGTTCTCCTCCCATATGGTGAATATCGTCGAAATCCTGAAAAAATTCGACTCCCAATCGTTGCTTATTTTTGATGAGCTTGGTTCAGGAACGGATCCCCAAGAAGGGGCCGCTCTCGCCATTTCCATTTTAGATGAAGTGCACGGCACAGGAGCACGGGTGATGGCGACGACGCATTATCCGGAACTAAAGGCATATGGCTACAATCGGCCAGGCGTTGCCAACGCGAGTGTCGAGTTTGATATTGATACGCTAAGCCCGACATACAGATTGCTGATCGGTGTGCCGGGACGAAGCAATGCGTTTGAGATTTCGAAACGGCTTGGCTTGGGTGAACATTTAATCAATCGCGCAAAACGATTTACTGGTGCGGACCGCGGCGAAGTGGATTCCATGATTGCTTCCCTTGAATCCAGCCGGGTCCAGTCGGAGAAAGATGCCGAGCGGACACATGAGCTTCTGCTGGAAACAGAACAGTTAAAGCAGGAACTTGAGAACAAGCTTGCCGAATATGATCAGTTAAAAGAGCGTTTGGTTGAACAAGCGAAGGATAAAGCGAAAAAAATTGTGGAAGAGGCAAGATTGGAATCCGAAGCGGTTATATCCGACTTGCGAGCTCTCCGTTTGAATGCTGGAGCGAGCGTCAAGGAGCATGAACTGATTGAGGCACGAAAGCGGCTGGAAGGCGCTATGCCTGCGGTAGAGAAAAAGAAAGTGAAGGCGAAAGCGGCCCCGCGGCCATTGCAGCCTGGCGATGAAGTGAAAGTACTCAGCTATGGACAGAAAGGGACGCTGATTGAAAAAGTGTCCGACAAGGAATGGATCGTCCAGATCGGCATTTTGAAAATGCGACTGGATCAATCTGTCCTTGAATATAGCAAACCGGAAAAAGAAAAGGAACCGGTCGTGTCTGCTTCTGTAAAAGGAAGAGATTCTTATGTGAAACTTGAACTTGACTTACGGGGAGAGCGTTATGAAGATGCCATCCAGCGGACGGAGAAGTATTTGGATGACGCATTGTTATCAAACTATCACCAAGTCTCCATTATCCACGGGAAAGGAACGGGCGCATTGCGTCAAGGGATCCAATCTTACCTGAAAAATCACCCGCGCGTAAAGGGCTACCGTTTCGGTGAAGCGGGTGAGGGCGGTCATGGCGTAACGGTTGTTCAGTTGAAATAA
- a CDS encoding DUF350 domain-containing protein, giving the protein MSKTGFWSHPLVETAGYFSVVVLCLIVSMVLFELVTKYKNWEEIRKGNLAVAMATGGKIFGVANIFRYSIEQHNSLPQMIGWGLYGFILLIFAYFLFEFLTPKFNIDKEIEEDNRSVGFISLTISVGLSFVIGASIS; this is encoded by the coding sequence ATGTCGAAAACAGGATTTTGGAGTCATCCTTTAGTTGAAACAGCAGGCTACTTCAGTGTGGTTGTGCTCTGCCTCATCGTTTCCATGGTGTTATTTGAATTGGTGACGAAATATAAGAACTGGGAAGAAATCAGAAAGGGCAATTTAGCGGTCGCGATGGCAACGGGCGGGAAAATATTCGGTGTTGCCAATATATTCCGGTACTCCATCGAGCAGCATAATTCGCTGCCGCAAATGATCGGCTGGGGTCTGTACGGATTCATTTTGCTTATTTTCGCTTACTTCCTATTTGAGTTTCTAACGCCTAAATTCAACATCGATAAGGAAATTGAAGAGGATAACCGGTCCGTCGGATTTATTTCATTAACCATTTCAGTAGGTCTCTCATTCGTCATCGGTGCGAGTATTTCATAG